TAAAATTGCATTTAGAGCAACCAATTCAATATTAATCAAAGGAGATGTTATAATTAGCCAAGGTGCTGAATTTGGAATATATCCTACTAATTGTACTGAAAATAATTAACTAAAAATAAATATTATTAATTAAATCAAAATGAAAACAACAATCTTTATTTTATTATTAAACCTAACATTTATTTCTTGTTTTTCGCAAATAAGAGTAGTTACAAATGGTAATGTTGGTATTGGAAGTGAAACAATAACACCTCAATCACTTTTACATATTCATTCATTACCTACTTCAGGATTGTCAGCTAGAATGTTACAGCTTACAAATAACCAAACTGGAACTTCACCTTCAAATGGTTTTATTATTCGTACAGGTTCTGCTAATAGTAAAGACATCGAATTCGTTAATCAAGAAAATTTAGGAAGTTTAATTTTTAACACAAACTCTGTTGAAAGATTACGAATTGCGACTAATGGTTGTATTGGAATCTGGCAAAATAATCCAACGTATAATCTTGATATAAATGGTACTGTTCGATTTCGCACTTCATATGTGGATGTACTGTTGGATAATTCTGGAATGAGCACTTCTGTATTATATCCATTTACAGATTGCCAATTTCAATTGGGAAAAGATACTAAGAGAATACAAACAATTTTTGCTAATGGAATACATGTGTGGAATTTTTGGAATCATTCTGATGAAAAATATAAAGAAAACTTC
The window above is part of the Bacteroidia bacterium genome. Proteins encoded here:
- a CDS encoding tail fiber domain-containing protein — its product is MKTTIFILLLNLTFISCFSQIRVVTNGNVGIGSETITPQSLLHIHSLPTSGLSARMLQLTNNQTGTSPSNGFIIRTGSANSKDIEFVNQENLGSLIFNTNSVERLRIATNGCIGIWQNNPTYNLDINGTVRFRTSYVDVLLDNSGMSTSVLYPFTDCQFQLGKDTKRIQTIFANGIHVWNFWNHSDEKYKENFKIISNPLEKIKKINGFTYNIAEKFLAPMPEQERKKYKNQIGFTAQNIKEVFPELVCKKDSSDYYDVNYIGL